From a region of the Corallococcus coralloides DSM 2259 genome:
- a CDS encoding acyl-CoA thioesterase, with amino-acid sequence MHDLSPKSPRDSEVVMTQLILPPDANNLNAAFGGKVMQWIDICGAVAAQRHCRQVVVTASMDDLHFHAPIRVGWIALLHSRVLAAFRTSLEVGVTVHAENPLTGERHLTTSALLTFVAQGQDGKGVPVPPLLLESDAERQAFQEAEARRAQRRNRGQGEQNWMKVMKPVAGA; translated from the coding sequence ATGCACGACCTCAGCCCCAAGAGCCCGCGCGACTCCGAAGTGGTGATGACGCAGCTCATCCTCCCTCCGGACGCCAACAACCTGAACGCCGCGTTCGGCGGGAAGGTGATGCAGTGGATCGACATCTGCGGCGCCGTGGCCGCCCAGCGCCACTGCCGTCAGGTCGTGGTGACGGCGTCCATGGACGACCTGCACTTCCACGCCCCCATCCGCGTGGGCTGGATTGCCCTCCTCCACTCGCGCGTGCTCGCGGCGTTCCGCACCTCGCTGGAGGTGGGCGTCACCGTGCACGCGGAGAACCCGCTCACCGGTGAGCGGCACCTCACCACCAGCGCGCTGCTCACCTTCGTGGCGCAGGGCCAGGACGGCAAGGGCGTGCCCGTGCCTCCGCTGCTCCTGGAGTCGGACGCGGAGCGCCAGGCCTTCCAGGAAGCGGAGGCCCGCCGCGCCCAGCGCCGCAACCGCGGCCAGGGCGAGCAGAACTGGATGAAGGTGATGAAGCCCGTGGCCGGCGCCTGA
- a CDS encoding serine/threonine protein kinase, producing the protein MNPQAFGKYQLLKKLATGGMAEVWLARQTGIEGFQKELVVKRILPHLAEDREFVEMFKNEALIAARFNHPNIAQVYEFGEANGTYYIAMEFIHGEDLGRVMRKASGMNQWIARPLAIRIVASACEGLYYAHSRNDDRGQPLNVVHRDISPQNILISFDGSVKLVDFGIAKAADQASMTKSGAIKGKFAYMAPEQAAGKHLDRRADIFAIGLVLYEMLTGHRPLKKDSELATLQAAMECAIPSPSEVADVPRDMDHVVMRALAKSADDRYDNAREFQTALEELLVNERWLVTSGQISELMKTLFAERLEEELRQGQFVPVGEDSNTSPPRPPPDMNWEAPPGEPSQSRDRSRSNATRTGAAPRRSTGMSPALAEDPNEYDAPSLTGVEPQPRRRSSVSEPAVRRGTSTSNPNATQIARTNSRSDLRSQSVDDVPPPRRTASRAVPVSEPPMRSRSGVHRMDLEDDERTRLPPPEDDSETEPAPAPPPPRRRTSTSQSAVEPPRRRTSSRVDAPRPRPVAPPVDDEDSGERRPSRSSAPALPEPARSKGGSVRALVTVGLVVGLLAMGVLFREPIMLALTSKAADAQGVWLTVNTNQPVKVSVRHTERCNSPEPVTMLGTAPLTRVQGAHLQDTLILENDAQGIYLEDSEELAFGQPGELKTFERSFKEGTLKLKITPRGMTPGLTVYRNNQMMGSASTTLKLMEGKQRLELRGKQLKEPVAFEATIKADETTDLPLDLASAL; encoded by the coding sequence ATGAACCCTCAAGCATTCGGGAAATACCAGCTCCTCAAGAAGCTCGCCACGGGCGGCATGGCCGAGGTCTGGCTTGCGCGTCAGACCGGCATCGAGGGCTTCCAGAAGGAACTCGTCGTCAAGCGCATCCTCCCGCACCTCGCGGAGGACCGCGAGTTCGTGGAGATGTTCAAGAACGAGGCGCTGATCGCCGCGCGCTTCAACCATCCGAACATCGCGCAGGTCTACGAATTCGGCGAGGCCAACGGCACCTATTACATCGCCATGGAGTTCATCCACGGCGAGGACCTGGGCCGGGTCATGCGCAAGGCCAGCGGGATGAACCAGTGGATCGCCCGTCCGCTGGCCATCCGCATCGTCGCGTCCGCGTGCGAAGGCCTCTACTACGCGCACAGCCGCAACGACGACCGCGGCCAGCCGCTCAACGTGGTGCACCGCGACATCAGCCCGCAGAACATCCTGATCAGCTTCGATGGTTCGGTGAAGCTGGTGGACTTCGGCATCGCCAAGGCCGCGGATCAGGCCTCGATGACGAAGTCCGGCGCCATCAAGGGCAAGTTCGCGTACATGGCGCCCGAGCAGGCCGCGGGCAAGCACCTGGACCGGCGCGCGGACATCTTCGCCATCGGCCTGGTGCTGTACGAGATGCTCACCGGGCACCGGCCGCTCAAGAAGGACTCGGAGCTGGCCACGCTGCAGGCGGCCATGGAGTGCGCCATCCCGTCCCCGTCCGAGGTGGCCGACGTGCCCCGGGACATGGACCACGTGGTGATGCGCGCCCTGGCCAAGAGCGCGGATGACCGCTACGACAACGCGCGCGAGTTCCAGACGGCGCTGGAGGAACTGCTCGTCAACGAGCGCTGGCTCGTCACCTCCGGACAGATTTCGGAGCTGATGAAGACGCTCTTCGCGGAGCGTCTGGAGGAGGAGCTCCGGCAGGGCCAGTTCGTGCCCGTGGGCGAGGACTCCAACACCTCTCCGCCCCGGCCGCCCCCGGACATGAACTGGGAGGCCCCGCCGGGCGAGCCTTCGCAGTCGCGTGACCGCTCGCGAAGCAACGCCACCCGCACGGGCGCCGCGCCCCGCCGCTCCACGGGCATGTCGCCCGCGTTGGCGGAGGATCCGAACGAATACGACGCGCCGTCGCTCACCGGCGTGGAGCCGCAGCCCCGGCGCCGCTCCAGCGTGTCGGAGCCGGCGGTCCGGCGCGGCACGTCCACGAGCAACCCGAACGCGACGCAGATCGCCCGCACCAACTCGCGCTCGGACCTGCGCAGCCAGTCCGTGGACGACGTCCCTCCGCCCCGGCGCACGGCGTCGCGCGCGGTGCCGGTGTCGGAGCCGCCCATGCGTTCGCGCTCGGGCGTGCACCGCATGGACCTGGAGGACGACGAGCGCACGCGCCTGCCGCCCCCGGAGGATGATTCGGAGACGGAGCCCGCGCCCGCGCCGCCGCCCCCGCGCCGCCGCACCAGCACCAGCCAGTCCGCGGTGGAGCCGCCGCGCCGCCGCACCTCCAGCCGCGTGGACGCCCCGCGCCCGCGCCCGGTGGCCCCGCCGGTGGACGACGAGGACTCCGGCGAGCGCCGTCCCTCGCGCTCCAGCGCTCCCGCGCTCCCGGAGCCGGCGAGGTCCAAGGGCGGCAGCGTTCGCGCGCTGGTGACGGTGGGCCTGGTCGTGGGCCTGCTCGCGATGGGCGTGCTCTTCCGCGAGCCCATCATGCTGGCGCTCACGTCCAAGGCGGCGGATGCGCAGGGCGTGTGGCTCACGGTGAACACCAACCAGCCGGTGAAGGTGTCCGTGCGGCACACGGAGCGCTGCAACAGCCCGGAGCCGGTGACGATGCTGGGCACCGCGCCGCTCACGCGCGTGCAGGGCGCCCACCTGCAGGACACGCTCATCCTGGAGAACGACGCCCAGGGCATCTACCTGGAGGACTCGGAGGAGCTCGCGTTCGGCCAGCCCGGTGAGCTGAAGACCTTCGAGCGCAGCTTCAAGGAGGGAACCCTCAAGCTGAAGATCACCCCCAGGGGGATGACCCCGGGCCTGACGGTGTACCGGAACAACCAGATGATGGGCAGCGCCAGCACCACGCTCAAGCTGATGGAGGGCAAGCAGCGCCTGGAGCTGCGCGGCAAGCAGCTCAAGGAGCCCGTCGCCTTCGAGGCCACCATCAAGGCCGACGAGACGACGGACCTGCCGTTGGACCTGGCCTCCGCGCTCTAG
- a CDS encoding VTC domain-containing protein — translation MISFAEGEVTKLRREFKRVLEAPDAKAVCARLSQELGGYLPPPTRIVSVYFDKPGHPLARRALLTPDDCLKVRTKEYSPDVGAAGRERVVLEVKREHRGLTQKRRVWVPRTELGRAIKGGVSLLPLIAGGSLSPVLAVTYRRHVYQVSQEWRVTVDRDIGFHAVSPELALSPVALTVERLGLPVWEDSRVVVEVKHLGAALPEWLSALNPGGATAYSKFAEGMARVHAFTSGGVGVVGG, via the coding sequence ATGATCTCGTTCGCTGAAGGCGAAGTGACGAAGCTGCGGCGTGAGTTCAAGCGCGTGCTGGAGGCCCCGGACGCCAAGGCGGTCTGCGCGAGGCTGTCGCAGGAGCTGGGGGGCTACCTGCCGCCGCCCACGCGCATCGTGTCGGTGTACTTCGACAAGCCGGGCCATCCGCTGGCGCGGCGCGCGCTGCTCACGCCGGATGACTGCCTCAAGGTGAGGACGAAGGAGTACTCGCCGGACGTGGGCGCCGCGGGCCGCGAGCGCGTGGTGCTGGAGGTGAAGCGCGAGCACCGCGGGCTCACGCAGAAGCGGCGCGTGTGGGTGCCGCGCACGGAGCTGGGCCGGGCCATCAAGGGCGGCGTGAGCCTGCTGCCGCTCATCGCGGGGGGCAGCCTGTCGCCGGTGCTGGCGGTGACGTACCGGCGGCACGTGTACCAGGTGTCGCAGGAGTGGCGCGTGACGGTGGACCGGGACATCGGCTTCCACGCCGTCTCGCCGGAGCTGGCCCTGTCGCCCGTGGCGCTGACGGTGGAGCGGCTGGGGCTGCCCGTGTGGGAGGACTCGCGGGTGGTGGTGGAGGTGAAGCACCTCGGGGCGGCGCTGCCCGAGTGGCTGTCGGCCCTCAATCCGGGGGGCGCGACGGCGTACAGCAAGTTCGCGGAGGGCATGGCGCGGGTGCATGCCTTCACATCAGGTGGCGTTGGGGTCGTAGGGGGTTAG
- a CDS encoding rhodanese-like domain-containing protein codes for MPIPEITPAELARRLAGPPESRPVLVDVRFPHEHEWVALPGSVLMPLPELEDFHEQLDSFRGRPVVVYCHHGVRSLDGAAYLIDRGLQAVSLQGGIDLYSRTVDPALPRY; via the coding sequence ATGCCCATCCCTGAAATCACCCCCGCCGAGCTGGCCCGGCGCCTGGCCGGCCCTCCCGAGTCACGCCCCGTGCTGGTGGACGTGCGCTTTCCGCACGAGCACGAGTGGGTGGCCCTGCCCGGCTCGGTGCTGATGCCCCTGCCGGAGCTGGAGGACTTCCACGAACAGCTGGACTCCTTCCGGGGCCGCCCCGTGGTCGTCTACTGCCACCACGGGGTGCGCAGCCTGGACGGCGCCGCGTACCTCATCGACCGGGGCCTCCAGGCCGTGTCGCTCCAGGGCGGCATCGACCTGTACTCGCGCACCGTGGACCCTGCCCTGCCGCGCTACTAG
- a CDS encoding deoxynucleoside kinase, whose translation MPRSTTRARPATSRTEPSTKAPPPADADAETKPARNTLKLKVKVPRAKRFVALAGNIGAGKTTAAKLISQGFGFELFDEPVIDNRFLRDYYGDMTRWSFTLQLEFLIRRVEHHELIHSVRKSCVQDRTLYEDPEIFAKYLHGLGHMTNAELDLYYEYFQRLSRHIVRPDKVICFDVPSEEVLLQRIRTRGRAEEKGIGRPFLKGLNGYYAGFPQVLQEKYGVECLVVDVSKSDIRKGAGRDEFMDRVSAFLA comes from the coding sequence ATGCCCCGCTCCACCACCCGCGCGCGTCCGGCGACGTCCCGCACCGAGCCCTCGACCAAGGCGCCGCCCCCGGCTGATGCCGACGCCGAAACGAAGCCGGCTCGCAACACCCTCAAGCTCAAGGTGAAGGTGCCGCGCGCCAAGCGCTTCGTGGCGCTCGCGGGCAACATCGGCGCGGGCAAGACGACGGCCGCGAAGCTCATCAGCCAGGGCTTCGGCTTCGAGCTCTTCGACGAGCCCGTCATCGACAACCGCTTCCTGCGTGACTACTACGGCGACATGACGCGGTGGTCGTTCACGCTGCAGCTGGAGTTCCTCATCCGGCGCGTGGAGCACCACGAGCTCATCCACTCCGTCAGGAAGAGCTGCGTGCAGGACCGCACGCTCTACGAGGACCCGGAAATCTTCGCCAAGTACCTGCACGGCCTGGGGCACATGACGAACGCGGAGCTGGACCTGTACTACGAGTACTTCCAGCGGCTGTCGCGCCACATCGTGCGGCCGGACAAGGTCATCTGCTTCGACGTGCCGTCGGAGGAGGTGCTGCTCCAGCGCATCCGCACGCGCGGCCGCGCGGAGGAGAAGGGCATCGGGCGGCCCTTCCTCAAGGGCCTCAACGGCTACTACGCGGGCTTCCCCCAGGTGCTCCAGGAGAAGTACGGCGTGGAGTGCCTGGTGGTGGACGTCTCCAAGTCGGACATCCGCAAGGGCGCGGGCCGCGACGAGTTCATGGACCGCGTCTCCGCATTCCTGGCCTGA
- the tmk gene encoding dTMP kinase: MFIDFEGIDGSGKTTLSNLLASRLKRLGYKVAHAREGGELQSPTARRIRDLTRDARLLEMGPRAEFFLNLARDAQQLEEVIAPALKRGEVCITDRYLYSQLALTGGGRGLKEEQLLPSCELASQGLWPDLVILVDVDPDLARLRKRLGKVQSGKVNDADSRKGLVGAGLAVRVREAFLAQARKDPARWIILENNDQPLRVLEQRLVEAVVARLEGREQPVQRLVPAPTPPAPGAVSVDDVEERFFQAVDSLEAREPQLAAWLLNGIPGLPAHQRRLAYAERLPGLVARSLNGLDDDTAWTLRDVLSASVPVDVAEGLGFVTSPRSHVLRQRLYAQAPAAVLEGLKRQDSPEAWALRERGLKDGHMAAVLLGLAGVDGEESWVVREAGMQRKLYSEVARSLGGLSTERAEALREALIPHDRLAVLKSTTGLETPVAVGLREQLEKGALKLVLRSLTGVDTPRAWAMRERGAQSTKEALDSVDGMDSPAAWKLRASAARRWPATVVSSMRGLPLVAETRALLERILEEQAGKLPVLRNAYAVVAQARALEQAQRPARALAETLGVDAGRQEA; this comes from the coding sequence GTGTTCATCGATTTCGAAGGCATTGACGGCAGCGGCAAGACGACGCTGTCCAACCTGCTCGCGTCCCGGCTGAAGCGGCTGGGCTACAAGGTCGCGCACGCGCGCGAGGGCGGCGAACTGCAGTCGCCCACCGCGCGGCGCATCCGCGACCTGACGCGCGACGCGCGGCTCCTGGAGATGGGGCCGCGCGCCGAGTTCTTCCTGAACCTGGCCCGCGACGCGCAGCAGCTGGAAGAGGTCATCGCGCCCGCGCTGAAGCGGGGCGAGGTGTGCATCACCGACCGCTATCTCTACTCGCAGCTGGCGCTGACGGGCGGCGGGCGGGGCCTGAAAGAGGAGCAGCTGCTGCCTTCCTGCGAGCTGGCCTCGCAGGGACTGTGGCCGGACCTGGTCATCCTGGTGGACGTGGACCCGGACCTGGCGCGGCTGCGCAAGCGGCTGGGCAAGGTGCAGAGCGGCAAGGTGAACGACGCGGACAGCCGCAAGGGCCTGGTCGGCGCGGGGCTGGCGGTGCGCGTGCGCGAGGCGTTCCTGGCGCAGGCCCGGAAGGATCCGGCGCGGTGGATCATCCTGGAGAACAATGATCAGCCGCTGCGCGTGCTGGAGCAGCGCCTGGTGGAGGCCGTGGTCGCACGGCTGGAGGGCCGTGAGCAGCCGGTGCAGCGGCTGGTCCCCGCCCCCACCCCGCCGGCACCGGGCGCGGTGTCCGTGGACGACGTGGAGGAGCGCTTCTTCCAGGCGGTGGACAGCTTGGAGGCGCGCGAGCCGCAGCTGGCGGCGTGGCTGCTCAACGGCATCCCAGGCCTGCCCGCGCACCAGCGCCGGCTGGCGTACGCGGAGCGGCTGCCGGGCCTGGTGGCGCGCAGCCTGAACGGGCTGGATGACGACACGGCGTGGACGCTGCGCGACGTGCTGTCGGCGAGCGTGCCGGTGGACGTGGCGGAGGGGCTGGGGTTCGTGACGTCCCCGCGCTCGCACGTGCTGCGGCAGCGGCTGTACGCGCAGGCGCCGGCGGCGGTGCTGGAGGGGCTCAAGCGGCAGGATTCGCCGGAGGCGTGGGCGCTGCGCGAGCGGGGCCTGAAGGACGGGCACATGGCGGCGGTGCTGCTGGGCCTGGCCGGCGTGGACGGCGAGGAGTCCTGGGTGGTCCGCGAGGCGGGCATGCAGCGCAAGCTGTACTCGGAGGTGGCGCGCAGCCTGGGCGGGCTGAGCACGGAGCGCGCGGAGGCGCTGCGCGAGGCGCTGATTCCGCACGACCGGCTGGCGGTGCTGAAGAGCACCACGGGGCTGGAGACGCCGGTGGCGGTGGGCCTGCGTGAGCAGTTGGAGAAGGGAGCGCTGAAGCTGGTGCTGCGCTCGCTGACCGGCGTGGACACGCCGCGGGCCTGGGCGATGCGTGAGCGCGGCGCGCAGTCCACCAAGGAGGCGCTGGACTCCGTGGACGGGATGGACTCGCCGGCCGCGTGGAAGCTGCGGGCGTCCGCGGCGCGCCGGTGGCCTGCAACGGTGGTGTCGTCGATGCGCGGGCTGCCGCTGGTGGCGGAGACGCGGGCGCTGTTGGAGCGCATCCTGGAGGAGCAGGCCGGGAAGCTGCCGGTGCTGCGCAACGCGTATGCGGTGGTGGCGCAGGCCCGGGCACTGGAGCAGGCGCAGCGGCCGGCGCGGGCCCTGGCGGAGACGCTGGGAGTGGACGCCGGGCGGCAGGAGGCATGA
- a CDS encoding HesB/IscA family protein, with product MDTSTAVTGSTPASQPAASAPVVLTAAAIAQVKTVIQAQGFQGYFFSIRVVPSGCSGLGYDLNLVKETKAGDQTWEQDGVTIATDALSAQYLTGTHIDYVTSITGAGFKFENPNAKSSCGCGTSFTT from the coding sequence ATGGATACTTCTACCGCCGTCACCGGCTCCACGCCGGCCTCCCAGCCCGCCGCCTCCGCGCCCGTCGTCCTGACGGCCGCCGCCATCGCCCAGGTGAAGACGGTCATCCAGGCCCAGGGCTTCCAGGGCTACTTCTTCTCCATCCGCGTGGTGCCCTCCGGCTGCAGCGGCCTGGGCTACGACCTGAACCTCGTCAAGGAGACGAAGGCCGGCGACCAGACCTGGGAGCAGGATGGCGTCACCATCGCCACCGACGCGCTGAGCGCCCAGTACCTCACGGGCACGCACATCGACTACGTCACCAGCATCACCGGCGCGGGCTTCAAGTTCGAGAACCCCAACGCCAAGTCGTCCTGCGGCTGCGGGACGTCGTTCACCACCTGA